attttcattataaagaacattgttttgaattttcaaatgtgtgtgtgtctgaaatttgtacctgtgaatttttgggaaggagtctaccagagagcccgacagaacattagaTAGGGCGTTATAATATATCTGCAAGGGTATGTGAGAATGACCTTTGGAGGCAGGCCACAAAGCTGCAGAATACATAATGATCAGACAAGCTTCAGATGAGTCCACATAAAGAATGGAAGCATAAATAACCCAGAAGAGATCCTCTCTAGTTTATTGGGCTGTAAAGGTGATGAGGGGAGAGTTATATTTTCAGACTTTATAAGATTCTGTCACCATAACTTTACAATAAAGTTAGAGCAACATATACACAATTGTTATAAGGCTATGTATGCGTTTAGATTTACACATGAGATTTAAGATTTTCTAGTCAAATAGAAatagagaagagaaataaaatagaagaacCATTGGAAGAAACATAAGGATTAGCAAAATTTGTGAAACATTTATAATTCTGATTATTCTTTAAAATAATTGAGACCAATGAAATATAACCTCAAATTTTATCTTTCATTTCATAAAAGTCattattacaattttttttaaaaaaatatgcttctTATGAAACAAAATTAAAAGGCCCCAAATCATAATAAAATACCATTATAGAACTATATAATGTATGGAAAACACAAAGCAAACATGACAGCCATGAAGCAATTAAATTAACTGTTTTCTAACtgcaaacaacaaaaaatatgaatttcTACATTGCCTCTCAGCCTAGGACAAATAACAATGCTTCTttctataaatattaaaatataaaatcatgCCAGGATATGGACCAGTATTGTCCTATTACCAAATGTCTAATGCAATTTTCATTGAAGGTTacataaatatttgtttatttcattttctattaaAGATCTGGAAGACAAAATGTATAAACTGTATTATGTTTTCATAGTTAAGGTTATcaaaatagtatttttttaaactaaCAAATAGACTATCTTCATTAGCCTTCAGGTTGGGTTGCAAAGTCTTCTTTCCTGCATAACAAAAAAAATAGTTAATACATTCTAGTCACAGTTCATAATATTTACTATTCTAGAGGTAATGTAATCACCACTAACCTTTTTTGTTAAGAGAAGACATAATAAACCATTAATGCACAACCTGCAATCCAGCCAATCATGAGAAGAACAGGTACAATATACCTGGAATACGGCAGTGGCTCTGCCTCTAAGGAGAAAGAATGAAGATTTTGTGTGCACGATgggaaaataaaattttaaaaaatacgatTGACTATAAGCAAAATTTGTACTTCATTAAGATGAACATTTGGGATGCATTCTTTACTAAATGAGAATATGATATATTATTTGCAAATATTACACATAGTAACATTTTAGAAATTGctgcttaaatatattaaatcaGATGTTCAGAATGATATTCTATTTGTGTATTGAGGTCAGCTACTATGCCAGAGAACGTATCCTTCTAGGAGCTCCTAGATGAAATTGCTTAAGTGATGGGACCCAAATACTCTGCCTGATCTCACTGGATACATAGGGAAAAAAACTGGACACCAGTGGTCCATCAAATAACTGGGTCATATATCATGAACAGCTTTTCAGGTAATAAACTATAAAGTTTTGCCCAGATATATGTATGCAGAGTAacacaggaggactagataagctatcagaatatattgtggcaatttaatgaaccagataaatgatgaaGGCACGTTTGTATAAAACaatggtctaggacagtgatggcgaacctttttttccttgggtgctgaaagaccaTGTGCATGTGTTATTGCACATATGttagtgcccacagccataattcaatgccggaGGAGGGCGAAAATAGATTCCCCCCCCtccggaggccccctggaggctggaaacagcctgtttcccaaaggaatccctggagccaggggagggtaaaaatgtcctcccccatccccctggagcagacctgggcaaaatgcagcccgagggccggatgtggcccgcctgctgctgtgaccggcccgcggaggtcagtCCAAGTTTTCTAgattatgatatgatatgatatgatatgatttttaatttaatttttaatttttaatttttaatttttaatttttaatttttaatttttaatttttaatttttaatttttaatttttaatttttaatttttaatttttaatttttaatttttaatttttaatttttaatttttaatttttaatttttaatttttaatttttaatttttaatttttaatttttaatttttaatttttaatttttaatttttaatttttaatttttaatttttaatttttaatttttaatttttaatttttaatttttaatttttaatttttaatttttaatttttaatttttaatttttaatttttaatttttaatttttaatttttaatttttaatttttaatttttaatttttaatttttaatttttaatttttaatttttaatttttaatttttaatttttaatttttaatttttaatttttaatttttaatttttaatttttaatttttaatttttaatttttaatttttaatttttaatttttaatttttaatttttaatttttaatttttaatttttaatttttaatttttaatttttaatttttaatttttaatttttaatttttaatttttaatttttaatttttaatttttaatttttaatttttaatttttaatttttaatttttaatttttaatttttaatttttaatttttaatttttaatttttaatttttaatttttaatttttaatttttaatttttaatttttaatttttaatttttaatttttaatttttaatttttaatttttaatttttaatttttaatttttaatttttaatttttaatttttaatttttaatttttaatttttaatttttaatttttaatttttaatttttaatttttaatttttaatttttaatttttaatttttaatttttaattaatttttagtttttagtttttagtttttagtttttagtttttagtttttagtttttagtttttagtttttagtttttagtttttagtttttagtttttagtttttagtttttagtttttagtttttagtttttagtttttagtttttagtttttagtttttagtttttagtttttagtttttagtttttagtttttagtttttagtttttagtttttagtttttagtttttagtttttagtttttagtttttagtttttagtttttagtttttagtttttagtttttagtttttagtttttagtttttagtttttagtttttagtttttagtttttagtttttagtttttagtttttagtttttagtttttagtttttagtttttaatttttaatttttaatttttaatttttaatttttaatttttaatttttaatttttaatttttaatttttaattaatttttaatttttaatttttaatttttaatttttaatttttaatttttaatttttaattttttttaattttttttaatttttaattatttttaattatttttaattatttttaattatttttaattatttttaatttttaattagtctggccctctaaaaccatcccaatttctcatgcggccctatggcaaaattaattgtccacccctgccctggaggctttcttgaagccaaaaacatcctcccagagcctctgggcaagccaaaaatcaattggccagcacacacatgcatgttggagttgagctagggcaatgactcacgtgctagcagatatggctccgcttggCACCTGTGGtaccggtgccataggttcgccatcactggtctagaataaAGTATGCTAACTCATTTACTACACTTACATTAATGGTAAAGAGGCACTGAGTCAGTTTTTAATTTATAACCTAAAATGTGCAGGCTCTAGGATTTGtgtgacgtggtagataaatccacagtaactgaatttaaacatgcctgggataaacatatatccatcctaagataaaatacagaaaatagtataagggcagactagatggtaatttgtacaagtcccttaccagACATAGATCAAAGCTGGCTCTAAAAGAGATAGTATCTGCTTCTGTGCTGTTTTAACCCTGCGTTTTCAGTCATGTATGCCTAATTTTGAATAAAGGGTgagtttttattcatttttttttaaaaaaaaaaatttttaaagggcagactagatggaccatgaggtctttttctgccgtcagacttctatgtttctatgtttctatatgtataagagagggagggggaaaccaCTGTAGGTCAGTGGATTAATACCAAATACTGTAACCTGATATAAATACTGAGTGGGACATGAGAGAATGCACCATTAAAATGTACtggatgtaaaataatgcaccacacACATATTGTAATATGAGTCTTGAGTGCAATCATTTTGTCCCAGTTATaaatcagacagacagactttAAAATAGGGATGttgttattaaaaattaaattcattgaaatttaatttaaaagcaaacatatcTGTTTCATATTTTTTATAAGTTGCCTGAATGTTCTCTAGTCAAAAAAGAGTTACATTGCTCATACCAATACACACCTAAAGAATTGTAAATCAACTACAGaggatttgtgtgtgtgcgtgtgtgcacgtgtaacatatttttgctgataatgaaaatggagactagtatagatctatttcaagctatttagctctcaacAGCTAGTCATACACCAacaacttgaaatagatctatactagtctcccttcattttcattatcaggaaaatatttagaatattttcacatatttagaaaatagaaaatagtctGTTGGCTATAAGCAATTgcctggatggcccctggagtgaccgagaggcaaaaaggaagtagAAGAAtccttcccatatttgggtataccagggtgactcaacagaaaaggggaaaaagaccatacatacaggcgggcaggcaggcaggcagatataaTTAGActtcaatttatctatctatctatctatctatctatctatctatctatctatctatctatctatctatctatttatttattggatttgtctgccgctcctccccgtggactcggggcggctaacaacagtgataaaaacagcatgtaacaattcaatactaaaacaactaaaaaacccttatttatagaaccaaacatacatacaaacataccatgcataaattgtagaagcctagggggaaagaatatctcagttcccccgtgcctgatggcagaggtgggttttaaggagcttacgaaaggcgaggaggtgggggcagttctaatctctggggggagttggttccagagggccagggccgccacagagaaggctcttcccctgggtcccgccaaacaacattgtttagttgacgggactcggagaaggcccacttggtgggagctaactggtcgctgggattcgtgcagcagaaggcggtgccggagataatctgttccggtgccatgtagggctttttaggtcataaccaacactttgaattgtgaccggaaactgattggcaaccagtgcagactgcggagtgttggtatgacatgggcatatttgggaaagcccatgattgctctcgcagctgcattctgcacgatctgaagtttccgaacacttttcaaaggtagcccttatCTAGAATGTAGCCGTGCGAGTTGTCATGGGTGTActttggtacacccatataacatctATACTCCGTGAGTctttgggcacaattcaaggtattgaaTTCAAGGTATATAGCCCTATatagcttagggccagattatttacgggaccgtctcctgccacatacttcccagagaccaattagagcacacagagttggcctcctctgggtcccatcagccaagcaatgtagactgGTGGGAcctcaggggagagccttctctgttgccaccccggctctttggaatcaactcccacctcATGTCCGCGCTGcttccaccctgctggcttttagGTCCACATATGCCTCAGTCAGACCATTTTACTCAGAAATTGCGCTGTATTAAATGTTGTTTTCCTATTCTGGCCACCCATGAGATATGTTGTTTTAATATGGGCTTCCCACTGGGCCAAACGTTTAATACGTGAATCAAGGTACTTATCTCTCATTCcctattgggttgcagaaccaaaccagtatTTATAGTTTGCAAGAGGACTTGCTAAGATTTCGTCCGCCTCACTTTCTTTAGTAAGGGGAGTATAGACAAAGTATAAGGCCTTCTCAGCAGTAGCCCCCAGTTTATGGAATTCCCATAAGTACCGTATGTATGGTTTCAATGCTACTGGCTTTTTGCAAACAtgttaaatttgcataatttaatcaTGCCTTTGGCTCAAGCTCACTAGGTTCAGCATGATGGGGGGGGTTGAAAATGAATTTTATTGCATTTGTTGCTTGTTTTAATTGAATCATTGTTGATTTATTATTTGCTGCTCAGAGTCTGTTGGGAGAAGGTTGACCTAGAAATATCCCACCATTAAATAAAGAAGAAAGCTTTTAATAGCAATCCTCCTGCACATTTAAATGTTGTCCTACTGTTACAGTGATGAAACTCGGGGATGTTTTTTTAGGAACGTATCCAGGCCTTAGGAAATCTTAGGTTCTGCCATGGGACAAATCGAATTATTGccatttattcttatttttagtaTTCTTACTAGATGCACAAAGTAAATTCTTGTGggaataaataatataatttggCTTTAATAATATGATTCATGAATGTCTGGAAATAAAGTCCCTTAGCTAAATATACAGAAGCCAACTCAACTAGTCAATGGACCCATCATTATGGCATTCATTTATAAAAATACTTTAATATTTGTTAATAGAATAAGAAAGAACTATAAAAAGAATAAAGCCATcaacatgctttttttttaatgtcaaaggGTCAGAGATGTCCTGCAGAGCTTCCCTGTGTTAGGAGTCAGACAACAGCTGGCTGGGAAAAATGATTCCAAGGCAATTattacaagcaagcaagcaaatagcTGACCCAATTTGAGGAAACATGACTGCTGCTGGCCAAAATGAACGTCTAGGGAAGCCCATTCAAAattagcctttctttctttctttctttctttctttctttctttctttctttttctttctttctttttctttccttttattgttattatttattagatttgtaggccgcccttctccgaagactcggggtggctcacaagacataacataaaacagtgcatataaacaaatctaattaaataaaaactacaagctaaaaacccaatatattacaatcagtcagccaattcaatcAGAGTCATACATCGCAATTAGTAGGGAGGTCATGAtctaattgtcccatgcctgatgacataagtgagtcttgagactcttgcggaaggtgaagagggtgggggcagtgcaaatatctgaagggagttgattccagagggccggggccaccacagagaaggctcttcccctaggcaccgCCAGATGAtgttgtctggtcgacgggacctggagaaggccaattctgtggggcctaaccggctGCTGCGATTcacgcggcagaaggcagtcctgtaagtaatctggtttcttctttccttccttattttctttctttctttctttgcataTGAAtcaatattctatttttgtattgtattaagaAACATAACAGTTTGGGAcacaagttgccaaagttgaaaaacaaTTATCAAGAGTATTATTCTGAAGGCTCAGTAATACAACTGTATTGGGGGCAGTATAACTCAGTAtacctacatggcagtggaccagaggaCCAGAGTATCttcagaaccacctgctaccgcacaaatcccagcgaccaataaggtcccacagagttggccttctccaggtcccgtcgactaaacaatgtcatttggcgggccccagggaaagagccttctatgtggcggccccggccctctggaaccaactccccccggagattagaactgcccccactctccttgtctttcgtaaactactcaagactcacttataccaccaggcatgggggagttgagacacctttcccccaggctttttttatactttgttttatgtttggtatgaatgtgctgtttggttttttaaataatgatagggttttttatgttttttaatattagattggttCCATTACtattatgttttttattactgttgtgagccgccccgagtcttcggagaggggcagcatacaaatctaatgaataaaataaataataataaataaataggtagccaGCTATAGAGGACCCAAAATGGGAGAAGGTTCTGTCTCAACTTCCTACTTGCAAAGAAGAAGCATCTACAAGAAATAAACGTATTCAACTAAAATGAACCTGGGGTTCATGTTAGGCTTTGCCTATAGTCCAAACATTGCCAGTAATGactgtgttgttattattatctcttATTGTCCCACCAGATAAagctttggaccagattacctagaTGTCCACCACCTTCTGTAGTTATGGCAAAGCAATGAAATGTGCGATGAAACTTCACTGAAGTTTACTGTAACTTTGatcataattattttcatttcccaAACCCTCAGCACAGTTATGGGGTATTTGGTGATGGTCCCCATCATAGTtctctctaagctgagcagtgagcaatcgctcacttaaaaatcatcgtcaactcagagttttccaaacctgcccagaagccgagagggaaagagtgagagggaaggagagagagaggaagagaggaagagagagaaacagatagaaaaaagagaggaaggaaaagagaaagaaaaagaatgggagtaaggaagagagaaagaaaatcaaaatctagtttgaaactagctcaactatttaagtggcattttgatattgatagggttgccctattatgagctcactgttatagacactcagtacagtattttattttgaaattctctgaggcaaaacagggtgggttttttatttatttgtttgtttgtttgtttgtttgtttgtttgtttatttatttatttattatttctgtgccacccagtcccgaagggactgccgctcagacactata
This genomic stretch from Erythrolamprus reginae isolate rEryReg1 chromosome 5, rEryReg1.hap1, whole genome shotgun sequence harbors:
- the STRIT1 gene encoding sarcoplasmic/endoplasmic reticulum calcium ATPase regulator DWORF — protein: MARTEAEPLPYSRYIVPVLLMIGWIAGCALMVYYVFS